In Rhizobium sp. N324, a single genomic region encodes these proteins:
- the rpmE gene encoding 50S ribosomal protein L31 has translation MKAGIHPDYHVIKVVMTDGTEYETRSTWGSEGAVMNLEIDSKSHPAWTGGNQQLMDRGGRVSKFNKRFGGLGL, from the coding sequence ATGAAGGCAGGCATCCATCCCGACTATCACGTGATCAAGGTGGTCATGACCGATGGCACCGAATACGAAACCCGCTCGACCTGGGGTTCGGAAGGCGCTGTCATGAACCTCGAAATCGATTCCAAGTCGCACCCGGCCTGGACCGGCGGCAACCAGCAGCTCATGGACCGCGGCGGCCGCGTTTCCAAGTTCAACAAGCGTTTCGGCGG
- a CDS encoding ABC transporter transmembrane domain-containing protein codes for MAEQARAEENKRRSLRPLGRLTPYVMRYRGLVAGALTSLALAAVTSLALPLAVRRMIDHGFTQSDGRFINSYFAMLMIMAVVLAVASALRYYFVITIGERIVADLRRDVFSHVTRLSPSFFDVNQSGEIVSRLTADTTQIKSAVGATASVALRNLILCIGAMGMMIVTSPKLSSLVIGAIPLIVFPLVAFGRSVRKRSRAAQDTLADASAFANETIAATRTVQAFNGEDTAATRYGTAVESAYEAARAAIRSRALLTGIAITLIFGSVVAVLWVGAHSVLAGTLSAGTLGQFLLYAVISAGSLGALSEVWGELSQAAGAADRLTELLDEVSPITAPANPQALPSPSHGRVEFSGVHFAYPSRPGKSALHGLSFTIAPGETVAIVGPSGAGKSTVFSLLLRFYDPQQGSVTIDGIDAQLTTPDELRRRIAIVPQDVTIFAASIHDNIAFGRPGASREEIRAAALAAQADEFITRLDHGYETEVGERGITLSGGQRQRIAIARAILKNAPVLLLDEATSALDAESETLVQKALDGLVDGRTTLVIAHRLATVLKADRILVMDQGRVVEEGTHQSLIRHGGIYARLARLQFDAAHEDVLAGAK; via the coding sequence TTGGCAGAGCAGGCACGGGCTGAGGAAAACAAAAGGCGGTCGCTGCGGCCGCTCGGCAGGCTAACGCCCTACGTCATGCGGTATCGCGGCCTGGTGGCCGGTGCGCTGACGTCGCTGGCGCTTGCCGCCGTCACCTCGCTGGCGCTGCCGCTCGCCGTGCGCCGCATGATCGACCACGGCTTCACCCAGTCCGACGGCCGCTTCATCAACAGCTACTTCGCCATGCTGATGATCATGGCCGTCGTGCTCGCGGTCGCAAGCGCGCTGCGCTATTATTTCGTCATTACCATCGGCGAGCGCATTGTCGCCGATCTCCGCCGCGATGTCTTTTCCCATGTGACGCGGCTGTCGCCCTCCTTCTTCGACGTCAACCAGTCCGGCGAAATTGTCTCGCGGCTGACCGCCGATACCACGCAGATCAAATCCGCCGTCGGCGCCACGGCCTCGGTGGCGCTCAGAAACCTCATCCTCTGTATCGGCGCCATGGGCATGATGATCGTCACCTCGCCGAAGCTTTCGAGCCTCGTCATCGGGGCGATTCCGCTGATCGTCTTTCCGCTCGTCGCCTTCGGCCGCTCGGTGCGCAAACGCTCCCGCGCCGCCCAGGATACGCTCGCCGATGCCTCCGCCTTCGCCAACGAGACGATTGCCGCGACCCGCACCGTCCAGGCCTTCAACGGCGAGGATACCGCAGCGACGCGCTATGGCACCGCCGTCGAATCCGCCTATGAGGCGGCCCGCGCCGCCATCCGCTCGCGCGCGCTGCTGACTGGGATCGCCATCACGCTGATCTTCGGCAGTGTCGTCGCCGTGCTCTGGGTCGGTGCCCACAGCGTGCTTGCCGGCACGCTTTCGGCCGGCACGCTCGGCCAGTTCCTGCTCTATGCGGTCATCTCCGCCGGTTCGCTGGGCGCACTGTCAGAGGTCTGGGGCGAACTCTCGCAGGCAGCCGGTGCCGCCGACCGGCTGACCGAGCTTCTCGACGAAGTCTCGCCGATCACAGCCCCCGCCAATCCGCAGGCTCTTCCTTCGCCCAGCCATGGCCGCGTCGAATTTTCCGGCGTGCATTTTGCCTATCCCTCGCGGCCCGGCAAATCGGCGCTGCATGGCCTGAGCTTCACTATTGCGCCGGGCGAGACCGTTGCCATCGTCGGCCCTTCCGGCGCTGGCAAAAGCACCGTCTTCTCGCTGCTGCTGCGCTTTTACGATCCGCAGCAGGGCAGCGTGACGATCGATGGTATCGACGCGCAGCTGACGACCCCTGACGAATTGCGCCGGCGCATTGCCATCGTACCGCAGGATGTCACCATCTTTGCCGCCTCGATCCATGACAACATCGCCTTCGGGCGTCCCGGAGCCTCACGTGAGGAGATCCGCGCCGCGGCCCTTGCCGCCCAGGCCGATGAATTCATCACGCGGCTGGATCATGGTTATGAGACCGAGGTCGGCGAACGCGGCATCACCCTTTCCGGCGGCCAGCGCCAGCGCATCGCCATCGCGCGTGCCATCCTGAAGAACGCGCCTGTGCTTCTGCTCGACGAGGCGACCTCCGCGCTTGACGCCGAAAGCGAGACGCTGGTGCAAAAGGCGCTCGACGGCCTCGTCGACGGCCGCACGACGCTCGTCATCGCCCATCGCCTGGCAACGGTGTTGAAGGCCGACCGCATCCTGGTCATGGATCAGGGCCGCGTCGTCGAGGAGGGTACGCATCAGAGCCTGATCCGCCACGGCGGCATCTATGCGAGGCTGGCGCGACTGCAATTCGACGCCGCCCACGAAGATGTGCTCGCCGGCGCGAAATAG
- a CDS encoding Bug family tripartite tricarboxylate transporter substrate binding protein, giving the protein MAPFDMTRRAGLALGFGVLAAFASGAAAAAADFPDRAITMVVPFAAGGSTDVVARIVAQKMSEDLGQQVIVQNVAGAGGNLGAGNVARAEPDGYTILMGTVATHALNPLILKSTPYDPEKDFAPVSLLVVVPNVLVVNPELPAKTVQELIALLKAEPDKYSYASSGNGTPLHLSGELFKSMAGVSMQHIPYKGAGPALNDVIGNQVPIMFDNLPSSSSHIKAGTLRALAVTTAARAPSFPDVPTVAESGIPGYETYTWNALFAPAKTPNEVVMRLNASANKALKDPAVAERMKEFSATIVGSTPDELAAHVKAELAKWGPVVKGANIQME; this is encoded by the coding sequence ATGGCGCCTTTCGATATGACGCGACGTGCGGGCCTTGCGCTCGGTTTCGGTGTGCTTGCGGCCTTTGCATCAGGCGCGGCTGCGGCTGCTGCGGATTTTCCCGATCGTGCGATCACCATGGTCGTGCCCTTCGCGGCCGGTGGCTCGACCGACGTCGTTGCCCGCATCGTCGCCCAGAAAATGTCGGAGGATCTCGGCCAGCAGGTGATCGTCCAGAACGTCGCCGGCGCCGGCGGCAATCTCGGCGCCGGTAACGTCGCCCGCGCCGAACCTGACGGCTACACCATTCTGATGGGCACGGTCGCCACCCACGCACTCAATCCGCTGATCCTCAAATCGACCCCCTATGATCCCGAGAAGGATTTCGCGCCGGTCTCGCTGCTCGTCGTCGTGCCGAACGTCCTGGTCGTCAATCCGGAACTGCCGGCAAAGACCGTGCAGGAGCTGATCGCGCTGCTGAAGGCCGAGCCCGACAAATACAGCTATGCCTCGTCGGGCAACGGCACGCCGCTGCACTTGTCGGGCGAACTGTTCAAATCCATGGCCGGTGTCAGCATGCAGCATATTCCCTATAAGGGTGCCGGCCCGGCCTTGAACGACGTCATCGGCAATCAGGTGCCGATCATGTTCGACAACTTGCCCTCCTCATCGAGCCACATCAAGGCCGGCACTTTGCGGGCGTTGGCGGTGACCACGGCCGCGCGCGCCCCCTCCTTCCCCGACGTGCCGACGGTCGCCGAGTCAGGCATACCGGGTTACGAGACCTATACCTGGAATGCGCTTTTCGCTCCGGCCAAGACACCGAACGAGGTCGTCATGCGTCTCAACGCCTCGGCCAACAAGGCGCTGAAAGACCCCGCCGTTGCCGAACGGATGAAGGAATTCAGCGCCACCATCGTCGGCTCGACGCCGGATGAACTCGCCGCCCATGTGAAGGCCGAGCTCGCCAAATGGGGTCCGGTGGTCAAGGGCGCGAACATCCAGATGGAGTGA
- a CDS encoding YegP family protein, which produces MYKFEVYKDKAGEFRFRFKASNGETMFLSEGYKAKASAMSAIESIKKNTPGADVVDQTKAEA; this is translated from the coding sequence ATGTATAAATTCGAAGTTTATAAGGATAAGGCAGGCGAGTTCCGCTTCCGCTTCAAGGCATCGAACGGCGAAACCATGTTCCTTTCCGAAGGCTACAAGGCGAAGGCGTCCGCCATGAGTGCCATCGAATCGATCAAGAAGAACACGCCGGGCGCCGACGTCGTCGACCAGACGAAAGCCGAAGCCTGA
- a CDS encoding YciI family protein, whose amino-acid sequence MQYALIIREAAEDFANRSDPAYRDGWVAYSKALAQAGIMTGGAGLTAPETGTVVRRRGEEHDVQDGPYPEGKEQLGGFYLIDVPNIDTALEWATRVPISDKGSVEVRPRLQM is encoded by the coding sequence ATGCAATATGCTCTCATCATTCGTGAAGCCGCCGAGGATTTCGCCAACCGCAGCGATCCCGCCTATCGCGACGGCTGGGTCGCCTACAGCAAGGCGCTTGCCCAGGCGGGGATCATGACCGGTGGCGCCGGGCTGACGGCGCCCGAGACCGGCACGGTCGTACGCCGCAGAGGCGAGGAGCACGACGTTCAGGACGGCCCCTATCCGGAAGGCAAGGAACAGCTGGGCGGCTTCTATCTGATCGACGTTCCCAACATCGACACGGCGCTGGAATGGGCAACCCGCGTGCCGATCTCCGACAAGGGCTCGGTCGAGGTCCGCCCGCGCCTGCAGATGTGA
- a CDS encoding peptidoglycan -binding protein — protein MALARNRRRERSVDYWPGFVDALSTLLISIMFVLTVFVVGQFILSREITGRDEVLSRLNSQINELTQLLALEKGSNQDLQDSVANLQASLASAEGDRSRLQALLNAGSGGQDAAQKRIGAMTQELDEQKQVSERALSQVELLNQQIAALRSQIAAVEAALQASEEKDRVSQTKIADLGSRLNVALAARVQELNRYRSDFFGRLREILSDRENIRIVGDRFVFQSEVLFPSGGADLNPEGQTEMGKLAAALLDLAKEIPPEINWVLRVDGHTDNVPLAGTGRYRDNWELSSARAISVVKFLIAQGVPADRLVAAGFGEFQPIAPGETPDARATNRRIELKLTEK, from the coding sequence ATGGCTCTTGCCCGCAACCGGCGCCGCGAACGCAGCGTGGATTATTGGCCGGGCTTCGTCGATGCGCTGTCGACGCTGCTCATCTCGATCATGTTCGTGCTGACGGTCTTTGTCGTCGGTCAGTTCATCCTCAGCCGCGAGATCACCGGACGCGATGAGGTGCTCAGTCGCCTCAACAGCCAGATCAACGAGTTGACGCAGCTTCTTGCGCTCGAAAAGGGCAGCAATCAGGATCTCCAGGATTCCGTCGCCAATCTGCAAGCCTCGCTTGCCAGTGCCGAGGGCGATCGTTCGCGGCTACAGGCGCTGCTGAATGCCGGGTCGGGCGGCCAGGACGCGGCGCAGAAGCGGATCGGCGCGATGACGCAGGAGCTCGACGAGCAGAAGCAGGTCAGCGAGCGGGCGTTGAGCCAGGTCGAGTTGCTGAACCAGCAGATCGCAGCGCTTCGCAGCCAGATCGCCGCCGTCGAAGCAGCTCTTCAGGCTTCGGAGGAGAAAGATCGGGTCTCACAGACCAAGATCGCCGATCTCGGCAGCCGCCTCAACGTTGCGCTCGCCGCGCGCGTGCAGGAGCTGAACCGCTACCGATCCGACTTCTTCGGCCGTCTGCGCGAGATCCTTTCGGACCGCGAGAATATCCGCATCGTCGGCGACCGGTTCGTCTTCCAATCGGAAGTGCTGTTTCCCTCGGGCGGCGCCGATCTCAACCCGGAGGGACAGACCGAGATGGGCAAACTCGCCGCCGCCCTTCTCGATCTCGCCAAGGAAATTCCGCCGGAGATCAACTGGGTGCTGCGTGTCGATGGCCATACCGACAATGTGCCGCTTGCCGGGACGGGCCGCTATCGCGACAATTGGGAGCTCTCGTCGGCGCGCGCGATTTCGGTTGTCAAGTTCCTGATCGCCCAGGGCGTGCCGGCCGACCGGCTGGTTGCCGCCGGCTTCGGCGAGTTCCAGCCGATTGCGCCGGGTGAAACGCCGGATGCGCGCGCCACCAACCGCCGCATAGAGCTGAAGCTGACCGAGAAGTGA
- a CDS encoding MotA/TolQ/ExbB proton channel family protein: MENVNVAEIGSTEKTAGGYAYRLSSPMPFLWTMLLFLVIVGFIAAILFRQTQTAFMHNPGLNGLIVGVLAVGIILVFNHVLALRPEVRWFNSFRAAGSADKVNRNPRLLAPMRALIGSRKSSVALSTTALRSILDSIATRLDESRDVSRYLIGLLVFLGLLGTFWGLIGTIGSISVVIQSLDAGSNGTGDVLSALKEGLSTPLSGMGQAFSSSLLGLSGSLILGFLDLQAGRAQNRFYMELENWLSSVTDVGSDLAPALDAVSGASSDDMRALSDYLRKVSEEGGAGTQRSVAAMASLAEGIQGLVKNMRNEQQMLRDWIEAQQDEAKAMRRTLDRLAERIGVQERTGDRSERMRDRASQAEKSEGK, from the coding sequence ATGGAAAATGTGAATGTGGCGGAGATCGGCTCCACCGAAAAGACGGCCGGCGGTTATGCCTACAGGCTTTCGAGCCCCATGCCCTTCCTCTGGACGATGCTGCTTTTCCTGGTCATCGTCGGTTTTATCGCCGCCATCCTCTTTCGGCAGACGCAGACCGCCTTCATGCACAATCCGGGCCTTAACGGCCTGATCGTCGGTGTTCTCGCAGTCGGAATCATTCTAGTTTTCAACCATGTGCTGGCGCTTCGCCCCGAAGTGCGCTGGTTCAATTCGTTCCGCGCCGCCGGCAGCGCCGACAAGGTCAACCGCAATCCGCGGCTGCTCGCGCCGATGCGGGCGCTGATCGGCAGCCGCAAGTCCTCGGTGGCGCTGTCGACGACGGCGCTGCGCTCGATTCTCGATTCGATCGCCACCCGCCTCGACGAATCGCGCGATGTCTCGCGCTACCTGATCGGGCTCCTGGTTTTCCTCGGCCTGCTCGGTACCTTCTGGGGCCTCATCGGCACGATCGGTTCGATCAGCGTCGTCATCCAGTCGCTCGATGCCGGCTCGAACGGCACGGGCGACGTGCTCTCGGCGCTGAAGGAAGGGCTTTCCACGCCGCTTTCGGGCATGGGCCAGGCCTTCTCATCCTCCCTGCTCGGCCTTTCCGGTTCGCTCATTCTCGGCTTCCTCGACCTTCAGGCCGGCCGCGCGCAGAACCGTTTTTACATGGAGCTGGAAAACTGGCTCTCCTCGGTCACCGATGTCGGTTCCGACCTGGCGCCGGCCCTCGACGCTGTTTCCGGCGCTTCCTCGGACGACATGCGCGCGCTCTCCGATTATCTGCGCAAGGTCTCGGAAGAGGGGGGCGCCGGCACCCAGCGTTCCGTCGCCGCCATGGCGAGTCTTGCCGAAGGCATTCAGGGCCTGGTCAAGAATATGCGCAACGAACAGCAGATGCTGCGCGACTGGATCGAGGCGCAGCAGGATGAGGCCAAGGCGATGCGCCGCACGCTCGACCGGCTGGCCGAACGCATCGGCGTTCAGGAGCGCACAGGCGACCGGAGCGAGCGCATGCGCGACCGCGCCAGCCAGGCAGAAAAGAGCGAGGGCAAATAA
- a CDS encoding inositol monophosphatase family protein, with the protein MARSALLNVMVQAALKAGKSLGRDFGEVQNLQVSVKGPGDFVSTADRKAEKIVREELLKARPTYGFLGEESEEIKGTDGAHRWIVDPLDGTTNFLHGIPAFAVSIALERNGEIVAAVVFNPATDELYTAERGGGAFLNDRRLRVAARRALSDCVIGCGVPALGKRNHGKFLVELRHVMGEVAGIRRLGSPTLDLAYVAAGRFDGFWEAELAPWDMAAGILLIREAGGFATDWDGGTAILESGAIVAGNEAIHKALIEVVKRPIPAK; encoded by the coding sequence ATGGCCCGTTCAGCTCTTCTCAATGTCATGGTTCAGGCTGCCCTCAAGGCAGGAAAATCGCTGGGACGTGATTTCGGCGAAGTGCAGAACCTGCAGGTTTCCGTCAAGGGACCGGGCGACTTTGTTTCCACCGCCGACCGCAAGGCCGAAAAGATCGTCAGGGAAGAGCTGCTCAAGGCGCGCCCGACCTATGGCTTCCTCGGCGAGGAAAGCGAGGAGATCAAGGGCACGGACGGCGCGCATCGCTGGATCGTCGACCCGCTCGACGGCACGACGAACTTTCTGCACGGCATCCCGGCCTTCGCCGTCTCGATCGCGCTCGAGCGTAACGGCGAGATCGTTGCCGCGGTCGTCTTCAATCCGGCAACCGACGAGCTCTATACCGCCGAGCGTGGCGGCGGCGCCTTCCTCAACGACCGGCGCCTGCGCGTCGCCGCGCGCCGTGCGCTGTCGGATTGCGTCATCGGCTGCGGCGTGCCGGCGCTCGGCAAGCGCAATCACGGCAAGTTCCTGGTCGAGCTTCGCCACGTGATGGGCGAAGTGGCGGGCATCCGCCGCCTGGGGTCGCCGACGCTCGATCTCGCCTATGTCGCCGCCGGGCGTTTCGATGGTTTCTGGGAAGCCGAGCTTGCGCCGTGGGACATGGCAGCCGGCATCCTGCTCATCCGCGAAGCCGGCGGGTTCGCCACCGATTGGGACGGCGGGACGGCGATTCTGGAGAGCGGCGCGATCGTTGCCGGCAACGAAGCCATCCACAAGGCGCTGATCGAAGTCGTCAAGCGGCCGATCCCCGCCAAGTAA
- a CDS encoding protein-glutamate methylesterase/protein-glutamine glutaminase, with protein sequence MAKKIRVLIIDDSASIRQTLTYVLEQDPDIEIMAVASDPFVAARKLLEEIPDVITLDVEMPRMDGITFLRKLMAQRPIPVVMCSSLTEAGSETLLQALEAGAVDVILKSKIGAADGLAEDAMRIREVVKSASYARLSNVRRAAGTVRSAPAEGPAKKLTADVMLPPPTGRAMAKTTEMVVCVGASTGGTEALREFLEELPANAPGMVIVQHMPEKFTAAFAKRLNGLCEVEVKEAVDGDPVLRGHVLIAPGDKHMLLERQGARYHVSVKTGPLVSRHRPSVDVLFRSAARSAGSNAMGIIMTGMGDDGARGMLEMHQAGAYTVAQDEASSVVFGMPKEAIAKGGVDRILPLDQIAREVLMTQQKF encoded by the coding sequence ATGGCTAAAAAAATCCGCGTTCTCATCATCGACGATTCCGCCAGCATCCGTCAGACGTTGACATATGTGCTGGAGCAGGATCCCGATATCGAGATCATGGCGGTGGCGTCCGACCCCTTCGTGGCGGCGCGCAAACTGCTGGAGGAAATCCCCGACGTCATCACGCTCGACGTCGAGATGCCGCGCATGGACGGCATCACTTTCCTGCGCAAGCTGATGGCGCAGCGGCCGATCCCCGTCGTGATGTGCTCGTCGCTGACGGAAGCGGGCTCGGAAACATTGCTCCAGGCGCTGGAGGCTGGCGCCGTCGATGTTATCCTGAAATCGAAGATCGGCGCCGCCGACGGCCTTGCCGAAGACGCCATGCGCATCCGCGAAGTCGTCAAGAGCGCCTCGTATGCACGGCTTTCCAATGTTCGCCGCGCCGCCGGCACCGTCCGCTCGGCTCCAGCGGAGGGGCCGGCCAAAAAGCTGACGGCGGATGTGATGCTGCCGCCGCCGACGGGGCGGGCCATGGCGAAGACGACGGAGATGGTGGTCTGCGTCGGCGCTTCCACCGGCGGCACCGAAGCGTTGCGCGAATTCCTGGAGGAATTGCCGGCCAATGCGCCTGGCATGGTGATCGTCCAGCATATGCCGGAGAAATTCACCGCCGCCTTCGCCAAGCGGCTGAACGGCCTCTGCGAGGTCGAGGTCAAGGAAGCGGTCGATGGCGACCCCGTGCTGCGCGGCCATGTGCTGATTGCACCGGGCGACAAGCACATGCTGCTCGAACGCCAGGGTGCGCGTTATCATGTCAGCGTCAAGACCGGGCCGCTGGTGTCACGCCACCGGCCGTCCGTCGACGTGCTCTTTCGCTCGGCGGCGCGCTCGGCCGGCTCGAACGCCATGGGGATCATCATGACCGGCATGGGCGATGACGGCGCGCGCGGCATGCTGGAAATGCATCAGGCCGGTGCCTACACGGTGGCGCAGGACGAGGCGAGCTCCGTCGTTTTCGGCATGCCGAAGGAGGCGATCGCCAAGGGCGGCGTCGACCGTATCCTGCCGCTCGACCAGATCGCCCGCGAAGTGCTGATGACGCAGCAGAAATTCTGA
- a CDS encoding CheR family methyltransferase: MSMAAAVETQLPGDRISKRNFEKLARFIYDYSGIKMPPTKLTMLEGRLRRRLRATNHSTFDDYCDFLFNQDGLAQESVYLIDVVTTNKTDFFREAKHFDYMQSVALPAIAGSGVRTIRTWSSACSTGAEPYTMAMVLAEFTEGRNDLSYSVLATDLSTDVLQTARRGIYPEDLIAPVPRDLQRKYVLTAKRPDRREVRITPKLRSRIGFARMNLMDEKYLIGEPMHVIFCRNVLIYFDKQTQAGVLNRLCGCLAKGGYIFIGHSESITGFDLPLKQVSNTVFQRI; this comes from the coding sequence ATGAGTATGGCAGCAGCGGTGGAAACCCAATTGCCGGGCGACCGGATCAGCAAGCGCAATTTCGAAAAGCTTGCCCGGTTCATCTATGACTATAGCGGCATCAAGATGCCGCCGACCAAGCTGACGATGCTCGAGGGGCGGCTGAGGCGCCGCCTTCGCGCAACCAACCATTCGACCTTCGACGATTATTGCGACTTCCTGTTCAATCAAGACGGGCTTGCCCAGGAAAGCGTCTACCTGATCGACGTGGTGACGACCAATAAGACCGACTTCTTCCGCGAAGCCAAGCATTTCGACTACATGCAGAGCGTGGCGCTGCCGGCGATCGCCGGCAGCGGCGTTCGCACCATTCGCACCTGGAGTTCGGCCTGCTCGACGGGAGCCGAACCCTATACGATGGCGATGGTGCTGGCGGAATTCACCGAAGGTCGCAACGACCTCTCCTACAGCGTGCTGGCGACCGATCTTTCCACCGATGTGTTGCAGACCGCGCGCCGGGGCATCTATCCGGAAGATCTCATTGCGCCGGTGCCGCGCGACCTGCAACGCAAATACGTGCTGACGGCCAAGCGGCCGGATCGGCGGGAGGTGCGCATCACGCCGAAACTGCGCAGCAGGATCGGTTTTGCCCGCATGAACCTGATGGACGAGAAATACCTGATCGGCGAGCCGATGCACGTCATTTTCTGCCGCAACGTGCTAATCTACTTCGACAAGCAGACTCAGGCCGGCGTGCTCAACCGTCTCTGCGGCTGCCTGGCGAAGGGCGGCTATATCTTCATCGGCCATTCCGAATCGATCACCGGCTTCGATCTGCCTTTGAAGCAGGTCTCGAACACGGTGTTTCAGCGCATTTAG
- a CDS encoding chemotaxis protein CheW yields MIMATTSLEAQFVTFSLGEEIFAVPVEVVREILDYAEAFKIPNGPDYLLGLRDVRGQGVPTIDLRLKLGMTKTEPTPHTRVLVLDVPMESRLLTLGLVADRVFEVTPFRREQIEAAPDIGVRWRSDYIAGVVRRENGFVVIIDLARLLSREDASALQSAA; encoded by the coding sequence ATGATCATGGCCACGACATCTCTGGAAGCGCAATTCGTGACCTTCAGCCTCGGCGAGGAGATTTTCGCCGTGCCGGTTGAGGTGGTACGGGAAATCCTCGACTATGCCGAAGCTTTCAAGATTCCGAATGGTCCCGACTATTTGCTCGGCCTGCGCGATGTGCGCGGGCAGGGCGTGCCGACGATCGATCTTCGATTGAAGCTCGGCATGACGAAGACCGAGCCGACACCGCATACGCGGGTGCTGGTGCTCGACGTGCCGATGGAAAGCCGGCTCCTGACCCTTGGGCTCGTCGCCGACCGCGTCTTCGAGGTCACGCCGTTCCGGCGCGAGCAGATCGAGGCGGCGCCCGACATCGGCGTGCGCTGGCGTTCGGACTATATTGCCGGCGTCGTTCGCCGGGAAAACGGCTTCGTCGTCATCATCGATCTCGCGCGGCTGCTGTCGCGCGAGGACGCCTCTGCATTGCAATCGGCGGCCTGA